In the Sulfitobacter sp. S223 genome, one interval contains:
- a CDS encoding glycosyltransferase encodes MTEARTMMNWDTIYLFGLFLGRKPSQRDIEEKSRFPFLEAASKVLVSKEFGAKERAFSMALPEPLLARDVAVTYQDWLRSKLGVQPGAPLYLGDRLVSDTNRFDHMVLFCTAIEQRKGVFFDAAQSAAQLPVIQQILCEGALHAAVADPALAALSVDGQAKSIAAAQTLPVAMQSLAEFLCSDAFGAQIAQLSYGADPKSADRDSARAADARNLMLTLLDAAQAPELGVEIHRLRALFISVLDSPVDPAQLHVAQARYHPAARQLILKLREANDPDEKVTDISLSLSSLPKDTSVRVDCHLTGPFSETAAGFLVVTVPLPANFPADAAFAAVSLGAGQAEQPVFIEGEMKQDNAPVPVAHLAAKLEDMIVFRVPAGLVPQETTLSVETPDGKSVRVSPTVHVPIHAADEATSAASHVLFRAPAAEGGDTKLYSEWGDVICDSSAGGKASPTAQAQPDALPTDEARSLAAKLAEIGAFEMASAWLNQSRKSNAKAKGSKAFVQPGKTPSGPNAENAGTVTQTDIIQCYWFFTHRAPSEAEILAATLVSPLTEVINHVLASQSFIQDILPQINAAAQFPQDVSCQSWAADALPLSRTTVTALRRATDSNMMLRLVLDDQVFQAAVTMTASIPSLRRVDLQHLEDMRAKFPPVADGLMIDSSVMLHFALPTPEQATSKAVQERRKSFEAVFKTTRPNAKTAQDLLSMLNVYVRSFGADSIYFKTLAECLIALGMFEHLLILSNRALRTSLNAEEAFWFKSIAEEKLGLLEEGVTSLLTSLSMQVKVSANRTLEAGRKAFQASHGAFGKYPAKPEYADLARELLLRARELGRKDGLVEYELTRLYMWQGARTEALAAAAQAVACKPTSKYVRIQAQCLVFFGEYRMAADLVQQYDFTDDAYLFLKTLMKRFSGEGTYGETVFRSIEGEEINLEQLPVNTASLNHVGEIRIVTPEFPDDPVCYRNLDFWDPVFVNHKIGSVQLDCLLGGGQVETAIRIQRDRQAQSVMLVSKQGTNKFGGAEHFLYQAAQEYKTHGLDVQFMGFERGGNHNGEDTGPADMPCTWVDYGVESFRNHIFEQAPAVVHSVTGMGLEMMEALKGSAAYHIHGVHFWRDMKFSRAQPENSWFKDLEDLPTRLEFNLVLTGFGTTYANSVFTRDLVRKEFGVLLPIVPSIAMEEAAPAKDDAARDNADALPATQVEKIVLLANSRQDKGGYLVLDVAERLPHIPFFMIQNQDTSKRLQIEISKRGLRNVELVARVDDMGALYRRAQVVLTPSYDFVESFSRVPIEAHRNGIPVIGSDVGNVRNLLEESGIILPEDPDLWAAEIDRLYSDADYHAKRSEAAKKNSDRWSYEIFQSGIDRLVRAQKTPTLVAIGTGIGNMLHTTPMIKWLSEYLDAPVDIVLSGDWAEADQLFAGSPYVNMIFPLDERILMKPYKQVFVSHSFGDGRFDFTAEDVHYSREWRRFDPSGEVHEGAFNIDFVAEALGVDRSAATGGYFLADRTYNKPEECRRIGFHAGSKSNHWAVKRWPYFQQLAEALISRGYEVVCFGGDAEAVPFTQKSTGLILQDSIDGIMECDYFISNDSGVMNIANALAMPQAALFGPTNPVTRGPDNPECLIIMVDKDCAPCETKPALKPTKIDLGECDCMKTLTLEFVLDQVLSHIESIYGTIVPQETGK; translated from the coding sequence ATGACCGAAGCACGTACGATGATGAACTGGGATACGATCTATCTATTTGGCCTTTTCCTTGGCCGCAAACCAAGCCAGAGGGACATCGAAGAAAAATCACGATTTCCGTTTTTGGAAGCCGCGAGCAAGGTGCTGGTGTCAAAGGAATTTGGAGCTAAAGAGCGGGCCTTTAGCATGGCGTTGCCAGAGCCGTTGTTGGCGCGTGATGTGGCGGTAACCTATCAGGACTGGCTGCGGAGCAAGCTTGGTGTGCAGCCGGGTGCGCCGCTATACTTGGGCGACCGTTTGGTGTCGGATACCAACAGGTTCGATCACATGGTTCTGTTCTGCACGGCCATAGAGCAGCGCAAAGGGGTCTTTTTTGATGCCGCTCAGAGCGCTGCCCAGCTGCCTGTCATCCAGCAAATTTTGTGTGAGGGTGCGTTGCATGCTGCCGTGGCTGATCCGGCTCTTGCCGCTCTTTCTGTTGACGGTCAGGCAAAATCGATAGCCGCTGCACAGACCTTGCCTGTCGCCATGCAGTCACTTGCTGAATTTTTGTGCAGCGATGCGTTTGGCGCACAGATTGCACAGCTGTCTTATGGTGCGGATCCCAAGTCGGCGGATCGGGATAGTGCACGGGCTGCCGATGCCCGAAACCTGATGTTGACCTTGCTGGACGCCGCACAGGCCCCCGAGCTCGGTGTTGAAATCCATCGCCTGCGGGCCCTTTTCATCAGTGTGCTGGACAGCCCGGTGGACCCCGCGCAGTTGCATGTTGCGCAGGCGCGGTATCATCCGGCAGCACGGCAGCTGATTTTGAAATTGCGCGAGGCAAATGACCCCGACGAGAAGGTGACAGATATCAGCCTGTCGCTCTCTTCCTTGCCGAAAGACACCAGTGTTAGGGTCGATTGTCATCTGACAGGTCCCTTTTCCGAAACGGCTGCGGGCTTTTTGGTTGTTACTGTCCCGCTGCCTGCGAACTTTCCGGCCGATGCGGCATTTGCGGCCGTTTCGCTGGGGGCAGGGCAGGCAGAACAGCCTGTCTTTATCGAAGGCGAGATGAAGCAGGATAACGCGCCTGTGCCTGTCGCGCATTTGGCCGCCAAGCTTGAGGACATGATCGTCTTCCGCGTGCCCGCCGGATTGGTGCCACAGGAAACGACCTTGTCTGTGGAAACGCCTGACGGCAAGTCGGTGCGGGTATCACCAACCGTGCATGTGCCGATCCATGCGGCTGATGAGGCCACCAGTGCCGCGTCTCACGTGCTTTTTCGGGCACCAGCGGCGGAGGGAGGCGACACCAAGCTGTATTCTGAGTGGGGCGATGTCATCTGCGATAGTTCTGCAGGAGGCAAAGCATCGCCAACCGCGCAGGCGCAGCCCGATGCACTGCCAACCGACGAGGCCCGCTCTTTGGCCGCCAAGCTGGCAGAGATCGGTGCGTTTGAAATGGCAAGTGCCTGGCTGAACCAGTCACGGAAATCAAACGCCAAGGCAAAAGGCTCTAAAGCGTTTGTGCAGCCGGGTAAGACGCCATCAGGGCCAAACGCTGAAAACGCTGGGACGGTCACGCAGACCGATATCATACAGTGCTACTGGTTCTTTACGCATCGCGCGCCCTCAGAGGCAGAGATACTGGCGGCCACGCTTGTGTCGCCTCTGACCGAGGTCATCAACCATGTGCTGGCGAGCCAAAGCTTCATCCAGGATATCCTGCCACAGATCAATGCCGCGGCGCAGTTTCCACAGGATGTATCCTGCCAGTCATGGGCTGCCGACGCGCTGCCTTTGTCCCGGACGACTGTGACGGCGCTGCGCCGTGCCACAGACAGCAATATGATGCTGCGATTGGTATTGGATGACCAGGTCTTTCAGGCGGCGGTGACAATGACGGCGTCGATCCCGAGCTTGCGGCGCGTGGACCTACAGCATCTGGAAGACATGCGCGCCAAGTTTCCTCCGGTTGCCGATGGTCTGATGATCGACAGTAGCGTGATGCTGCATTTCGCGTTGCCGACACCCGAACAGGCGACGTCGAAGGCCGTTCAGGAGCGCCGCAAAAGCTTTGAAGCCGTCTTCAAGACCACGCGCCCGAATGCCAAAACGGCACAAGACCTGCTGTCGATGCTGAACGTATATGTGCGCAGTTTCGGGGCTGACTCGATCTATTTCAAGACGCTGGCGGAATGTCTGATTGCTCTGGGCATGTTCGAGCATCTGCTGATCCTGTCAAACAGGGCCCTGCGGACCTCACTGAATGCGGAAGAGGCATTTTGGTTCAAGTCCATTGCCGAAGAAAAGCTGGGACTGCTGGAGGAGGGGGTGACCAGCCTGCTTACCTCGCTGTCGATGCAGGTGAAAGTGTCGGCGAACCGGACGCTGGAGGCGGGTCGCAAAGCGTTCCAAGCCTCGCATGGGGCCTTCGGAAAATATCCGGCCAAACCGGAATACGCAGACCTCGCACGCGAGCTGCTTTTGCGGGCGCGTGAATTGGGGCGCAAGGACGGGCTTGTCGAATATGAGCTGACCCGGCTTTATATGTGGCAGGGGGCCCGCACGGAGGCTCTTGCTGCTGCTGCTCAGGCCGTGGCGTGCAAGCCGACCTCGAAATACGTGCGCATTCAGGCGCAGTGTCTGGTGTTCTTCGGTGAATACCGCATGGCTGCGGATCTGGTGCAGCAATATGATTTTACCGATGATGCCTATCTCTTTCTCAAGACACTGATGAAGCGTTTCTCGGGGGAGGGCACCTACGGCGAGACCGTCTTCCGCAGCATAGAGGGCGAAGAGATCAATCTGGAGCAGTTGCCGGTGAATACCGCATCGCTGAACCATGTTGGCGAAATCCGCATTGTGACGCCGGAATTTCCCGACGATCCGGTGTGCTACCGTAACCTCGATTTCTGGGATCCGGTATTTGTGAACCACAAGATTGGCAGCGTCCAGCTCGACTGTCTTTTGGGGGGCGGTCAGGTTGAAACGGCGATCCGGATTCAGCGTGACAGGCAGGCGCAAAGCGTGATGCTGGTGTCCAAACAGGGCACGAACAAATTTGGCGGTGCTGAGCATTTCCTGTATCAGGCCGCGCAGGAATACAAAACGCACGGTCTGGATGTCCAGTTCATGGGCTTTGAGCGCGGTGGCAATCACAATGGTGAGGATACCGGTCCGGCCGACATGCCTTGCACTTGGGTGGACTACGGGGTCGAGTCCTTCCGCAACCACATCTTTGAACAAGCGCCGGCGGTTGTTCATTCGGTGACGGGGATGGGGCTCGAAATGATGGAGGCGCTCAAAGGGTCTGCCGCCTATCATATTCACGGTGTGCATTTCTGGCGTGACATGAAATTCTCGCGCGCCCAGCCCGAAAATTCGTGGTTCAAGGACCTTGAGGATCTGCCGACCCGTCTTGAGTTCAACCTTGTCCTGACGGGCTTTGGTACCACGTATGCGAATTCGGTCTTTACCCGAGATCTGGTGCGCAAGGAATTCGGCGTATTGCTCCCGATTGTTCCATCTATTGCCATGGAGGAGGCCGCCCCGGCCAAGGATGACGCGGCCCGTGATAATGCCGATGCCTTGCCTGCAACTCAGGTAGAGAAGATCGTGTTGTTGGCCAATTCACGTCAGGACAAGGGCGGCTATCTGGTACTGGATGTTGCCGAACGGCTGCCACATATTCCGTTCTTCATGATCCAGAACCAAGATACCAGCAAGCGCTTGCAGATCGAGATCAGCAAGCGTGGCCTGCGCAATGTCGAACTGGTCGCACGGGTTGATGACATGGGCGCGCTCTACCGGCGCGCGCAGGTTGTTCTCACACCGAGCTATGACTTTGTCGAAAGCTTCAGCCGCGTTCCGATTGAAGCGCACCGCAACGGTATTCCGGTGATTGGATCCGATGTGGGCAACGTGCGCAACTTGCTAGAAGAGTCAGGCATTATCCTGCCCGAAGATCCCGATCTCTGGGCGGCCGAGATAGACAGGCTGTATTCTGACGCCGACTATCACGCCAAGCGTTCGGAGGCTGCAAAGAAGAATTCCGACCGCTGGTCGTACGAGATATTCCAAAGCGGGATTGACCGGTTGGTGCGGGCGCAGAAAACGCCGACCCTGGTGGCCATCGGGACCGGTATCGGCAACATGCTGCACACCACCCCGATGATCAAATGGCTTAGCGAATATCTGGATGCCCCTGTGGACATCGTGCTGTCAGGCGATTGGGCCGAGGCCGACCAGCTGTTTGCGGGATCACCTTATGTGAACATGATCTTCCCGCTTGATGAGCGGATATTGATGAAGCCGTACAAGCAGGTGTTCGTGTCGCATTCTTTCGGAGACGGACGGTTTGATTTCACGGCTGAAGATGTCCACTATTCACGCGAATGGCGTCGCTTCGATCCGTCGGGTGAGGTGCATGAGGGAGCCTTTAATATCGACTTTGTGGCAGAGGCGCTTGGCGTGGACCGCTCGGCGGCAACGGGCGGTTATTTTCTGGCAGACCGGACTTATAACAAGCCTGAAGAATGTCGCCGGATCGGATTTCATGCCGGGTCAAAGTCAAACCACTGGGCGGTCAAGCGCTGGCCCTATTTCCAGCAACTGGCCGAAGCCCTGATTTCACGGGGCTATGAGGTCGTCTGTTTCGGTGGCGATGCGGAAGCTGTGCCTTTCACCCAAAAAAGCACCGGTCTGATCCTACAAGACAGCATCGACGGCATCATGGAATGTGATTATTTCATCTCGAACGACAGCGGTGTGATGAACATCGCAAATGCTCTTGCGATGCCCCAAGCCGCATTATTCGGACCCACAAACCCCGTAACACGCGGCCCCGACAACCCTGAATGTCTGATCATCATGGTTGATAAAGACTGCGCCCCCTGCGAGACAAAGCCCGCGCTCAAGCCGACCAAGATCGATTTGGGGGAATGCGATTGTATGAAAACACTAACGCTGGAATTCGTGCTTGACCAAGTTCTGAGTCATATCGAAAGCATTTACGGGACCATAGTCCCGCAGGAGACAGGCAAATGA
- a CDS encoding sulfotransferase domain-containing protein: MKYPNLLVIGAQKAGTTWLHKRLKEHPDVFMTETKEVHHFTRPNWREMIEEYAAHFVDSGPETWAGESSPGYLWSADPSSEFYQPGKPRNDDVPGAVHEILGADVRLLVGLRHPVDRAVSAYFHHFRYNRFEPGQSILDIGKKFGIIDMGFYRKHMEMWLSRFDRSNFHVMLFDDLQTRPADCWNDVCDFLALKRVDLPAVTKAANPGFNLTFRDNAIQIDQDSKNPKNIKFMENGDEGSSKAASASITLDELKTLHEMYRDDIAWVEQTFDAARLGWSSKISDLVSEPVV; encoded by the coding sequence ATGAAATATCCCAATCTTCTTGTAATCGGTGCCCAGAAGGCCGGTACGACATGGCTCCATAAGCGCCTTAAGGAGCACCCCGATGTCTTTATGACAGAGACTAAGGAAGTGCATCATTTCACCCGGCCAAACTGGCGGGAGATGATTGAGGAATATGCCGCGCATTTCGTGGACAGCGGCCCAGAGACCTGGGCTGGTGAAAGCTCTCCGGGTTATTTGTGGAGCGCTGATCCGTCCTCGGAGTTTTATCAGCCGGGCAAGCCGCGCAATGATGATGTTCCCGGTGCCGTGCATGAAATACTGGGCGCTGATGTACGCTTGCTTGTCGGGTTGCGGCATCCGGTGGATCGGGCTGTCTCCGCTTATTTCCACCACTTCCGGTACAACCGGTTCGAGCCCGGTCAGTCCATACTCGATATCGGCAAAAAGTTTGGCATCATCGACATGGGGTTCTACCGCAAGCACATGGAGATGTGGCTCAGCCGGTTTGACCGTAGCAACTTCCACGTGATGCTCTTTGATGATCTGCAAACGCGTCCCGCCGATTGCTGGAATGATGTCTGCGATTTCCTGGCGCTCAAGCGGGTGGATCTTCCTGCCGTTACGAAGGCTGCCAACCCCGGTTTCAATCTGACCTTCCGGGACAATGCCATCCAGATCGATCAGGACAGCAAAAATCCGAAGAACATAAAGTTCATGGAAAATGGCGACGAAGGCAGCAGCAAAGCGGCCTCTGCGTCGATCACGCTGGACGAACTCAAAACACTGCATGAGATGTATCGCGACGATATTGCGTGGGTCGAACAGACCTTT
- the rfaE2 gene encoding D-glycero-beta-D-manno-heptose 1-phosphate adenylyltransferase produces MKIMSYLSGMPTVVVMGDVMLDLYLSGRVSRISPEAPVPVLHHMAERAVAGGAANVALNIAQLGGQARLVGLIGQDEGGARLTDVLRPLGLDHDLIASHDIETVTKTRVLAENHHQFLRIDRERFMALDKALCDTVLARLDAALEGAGILVLSDYDKGLLSDDMLPRVIALANARGVPVMVDPKRPDFAIYKGAQIIKPNLNELSTATGYDCHDIANRDLALKQISAQTGADILLTMSEKGMIYYPAAGGETIHMATSAREVFDVSGAGDTVMALFASVRASGAPIETAMHVANIAAGLVVAKVGTAVLEVAELDEALTQFSRHRNTSRPTQTEDDSNGEIMDLATAAARSAEWKRSGLRVGFTNGCFDLLHPGHVRILQAARSFCDKLIVGMNTDASVQRLKGPTRPVQQQDARACVMAAMTGVDGVVLFDEETPLNLIKAIVPDVLVKGADYEIKDIVGADFVLANKGKVERVPLKEGHSTTSLIARSNLPTPGEATS; encoded by the coding sequence ATGAAAATTATGTCTTATCTTTCAGGGATGCCCACAGTTGTAGTGATGGGCGATGTGATGCTTGATCTGTACCTGTCCGGACGCGTCAGCCGCATCTCTCCCGAAGCACCGGTTCCGGTCCTGCACCACATGGCAGAACGGGCGGTCGCAGGTGGCGCAGCCAACGTTGCACTGAACATTGCCCAGCTTGGCGGACAGGCACGTCTGGTCGGACTTATCGGGCAGGATGAAGGCGGCGCGCGCTTGACCGATGTGCTGCGCCCGCTGGGGTTGGATCACGATCTCATCGCGTCCCATGATATTGAGACAGTCACAAAAACGCGGGTGTTGGCCGAAAACCACCACCAGTTTCTGCGCATTGACCGCGAACGCTTTATGGCGCTCGATAAGGCCCTGTGTGACACGGTGCTGGCCCGCCTTGATGCGGCCCTGGAAGGCGCGGGCATTCTTGTGCTGTCGGATTATGACAAGGGCCTGCTGTCGGACGATATGCTGCCCCGTGTGATCGCCTTGGCCAACGCCCGCGGCGTTCCTGTCATGGTCGACCCAAAGCGGCCTGATTTTGCGATCTACAAAGGCGCGCAAATCATCAAGCCGAACCTGAATGAGCTGTCCACGGCAACAGGGTACGATTGCCATGACATTGCGAACCGCGATCTGGCATTAAAACAGATCAGCGCACAGACCGGCGCCGATATCCTGCTGACAATGTCGGAAAAAGGGATGATCTATTACCCGGCTGCAGGCGGTGAAACGATCCATATGGCGACCTCTGCGCGCGAGGTGTTCGATGTTTCGGGGGCCGGCGATACGGTCATGGCGTTGTTCGCATCTGTCCGTGCCAGTGGCGCCCCGATAGAGACGGCAATGCATGTGGCCAATATTGCGGCCGGTCTCGTGGTTGCCAAGGTCGGCACCGCAGTGCTGGAAGTAGCCGAACTGGATGAGGCTCTGACCCAGTTCTCCCGGCATCGCAACACATCCCGGCCAACACAGACAGAAGACGACAGCAACGGCGAGATCATGGATCTGGCAACCGCCGCCGCCCGCAGTGCCGAATGGAAGCGTAGCGGTTTGCGTGTCGGCTTTACCAACGGCTGCTTCGATCTGCTGCACCCGGGCCATGTGCGCATTCTACAGGCCGCGCGCAGCTTTTGTGACAAGCTGATCGTGGGGATGAACACCGATGCCTCGGTCCAACGCCTCAAGGGGCCTACCCGCCCTGTACAGCAACAGGATGCGCGCGCCTGCGTTATGGCCGCCATGACAGGCGTTGACGGCGTCGTCCTGTTTGATGAAGAGACCCCGCTGAACCTGATCAAAGCGATTGTGCCAGATGTTTTGGTCAAGGGGGCAGACTATGAGATCAAGGACATCGTCGGAGCCGATTTCGTTCTAGCCAACAAAGGCAAGGTAGAGCGCGTTCCCCTGAAGGAAGGCCACTCAACCACATCCCTGATCGCCCGATCCAACCTGCCCACCCCCGGTGAGGCCACATCGTGA
- a CDS encoding HAD family hydrolase codes for MTEVHSGRSAVLFDRDGVLNVDTGYLHRPQEWVWIDGAPETIASVKKRGQLAIVVTNQSGIARGYYDETHLHALHAWVNDDLEHRTGVRIDAFYHCPYLPDAPVAAFAHPDHPDRKPNPGMLLRAIADHGLDPASCLMIGDKDSDMQAAAAAGVTGKLFRGGDLSHMLRD; via the coding sequence ATGACAGAGGTCCACAGCGGGCGCAGTGCGGTGCTATTTGACCGGGACGGGGTGCTGAATGTCGATACCGGCTATCTGCACCGCCCCCAGGAATGGGTCTGGATTGACGGCGCACCGGAAACGATCGCCAGCGTCAAAAAGCGTGGACAATTGGCCATCGTAGTGACCAACCAGTCCGGCATCGCCCGGGGCTATTATGATGAAACGCACCTGCACGCCCTGCACGCTTGGGTGAATGATGACCTGGAACACCGGACCGGCGTGCGCATTGACGCTTTTTACCATTGCCCCTACCTGCCCGATGCACCGGTGGCTGCTTTTGCGCATCCCGATCACCCCGACCGCAAACCGAACCCCGGCATGCTGCTGCGCGCGATCGCCGATCACGGGCTTGATCCGGCATCCTGTCTGATGATCGGTGACAAAGACAGCGATATGCAAGCCGCTGCCGCCGCCGGCGTGACGGGCAAACTGTTCAGGGGCGGCGACCTGTCTCACATGCTGCGCGACTGA
- a CDS encoding DUF6165 family protein translates to MNNIDIPVSVGELFDKITILRIKLKRFSDAAKRKNVKLELEALEKAVTKVPVSGPELDALVGQLEEVNNTLWDIEDGKRQAERDQNFGADFIELARQVYIRNDKRAEIKRKINMLTGSVIIEEKSYNPY, encoded by the coding sequence TTGAATAATATAGACATACCCGTATCTGTTGGTGAGCTTTTCGACAAAATCACCATTCTCAGGATCAAACTAAAACGATTTTCCGACGCCGCGAAACGAAAGAACGTCAAGCTGGAACTTGAAGCGCTGGAGAAGGCCGTCACGAAGGTTCCTGTGTCGGGCCCGGAGCTGGATGCGCTTGTCGGGCAACTGGAAGAGGTGAACAACACGCTGTGGGATATCGAGGATGGTAAGCGCCAGGCCGAGCGTGACCAGAATTTTGGTGCCGATTTCATCGAACTGGCGCGTCAGGTTTATATCAGGAACGACAAGCGTGCCGAGATCAAGCGCAAGATCAATATGCTGACCGGTTCGGTCATCATTGAGGAAAAATCCTATAATCCTTACTGA
- a CDS encoding AGE family epimerase/isomerase, translating into MTQALDSARAQGALDWLLDTSLPLWLSRGLDRERGGFHESLDPVTGGCDADFRRLRVATRQTYVWAAAMRLGYAEAEEGLHHGLKFLTGPARHTEGGFCNRFDLNGKVTDATRDLYDLAFVAFALAHAYDVTGDTTLRDEADALAALISKDMPHPSGGFHEALPPRLPRRQNPHMHLLEAALAWSELAPEGPWTGIAKDLVALFQTRLFDPATGALPEYFDADLRPVTDDQMVEPGHHFEWVWLLHHAKRLGIAEQTNEAGALYDFAHRFGIGPSGVPHGALALDGQILPVATRIWAPAEWLKAEAVTPGPDRDARVGRAWAAVQRYLEADMPGLWHERLDKDAFVPGPAPATSLYHLVLAIEVMCQATDCHPRPFATKAPV; encoded by the coding sequence GTGACGCAGGCGCTGGATAGCGCACGGGCACAAGGCGCGCTGGACTGGCTGCTCGACACCAGCCTGCCGCTGTGGCTGTCCCGCGGACTGGACCGTGAACGCGGGGGTTTTCATGAATCTCTGGATCCGGTGACCGGTGGCTGCGACGCCGATTTCCGCCGCCTTCGGGTGGCAACGCGGCAAACCTATGTCTGGGCCGCTGCCATGCGTCTGGGATACGCAGAAGCCGAAGAAGGTCTGCACCACGGCCTGAAATTTCTGACCGGGCCCGCCCGCCACACAGAGGGTGGTTTTTGCAACCGCTTCGACCTGAACGGAAAAGTTACCGATGCCACGCGCGATCTTTATGATCTGGCCTTCGTCGCCTTCGCTCTGGCACATGCCTATGACGTTACCGGCGACACAACGCTGCGCGACGAGGCAGACGCCCTTGCCGCGCTGATCAGCAAGGACATGCCCCATCCTTCCGGTGGCTTCCATGAGGCACTGCCCCCTCGCCTGCCCCGCCGTCAGAACCCGCATATGCACCTGCTTGAGGCTGCATTGGCCTGGAGCGAACTTGCCCCCGAAGGTCCGTGGACCGGCATCGCGAAAGACCTTGTCGCCCTGTTCCAGACGCGATTGTTTGATCCTGCGACAGGGGCCCTGCCCGAATATTTCGATGCAGACCTGCGCCCCGTGACCGACGATCAGATGGTTGAACCGGGGCATCATTTCGAATGGGTTTGGTTGCTGCACCATGCAAAGCGTTTAGGCATTGCAGAGCAGACAAACGAGGCCGGCGCGCTTTATGATTTCGCGCACCGTTTCGGCATCGGCCCGTCGGGCGTACCGCATGGTGCTTTGGCGCTTGATGGACAAATCCTGCCGGTAGCGACCCGCATCTGGGCGCCGGCAGAATGGCTCAAGGCAGAGGCCGTGACACCCGGCCCTGACCGCGATGCACGCGTAGGGCGGGCCTGGGCTGCCGTGCAACGCTATCTGGAAGCAGACATGCCCGGTCTTTGGCACGAACGTCTGGACAAGGATGCCTTCGTGCCCGGCCCTGCCCCGGCCACCTCGCTGTACCATCTGGTGCTGGCGATCGAGGTTATGTGCCAAGCCACCGATTGCCACCCGCGCCCCTTTGCAACGAAAGCCCCCGTATGA
- the rfaD gene encoding ADP-glyceromanno-heptose 6-epimerase, with translation MIIVTGGAGFIGSNIVAALNRRGQTDIVIVDQLEDGHKMVNLVDLDIADYVESDQLMEKLNAGAFGPVEAIIHQGACSATTEWNGRYVMEVNYDYSKQLLHWCQDNGAAFIYASSASVYGMGENGFREDRACEKPINMYAYSKFLFDQYVRRMLPKKTAQVVGLRYFNVYGPRETHKGAMASTAFHFSNQVRDTSVARLFEGTDGYANGGQERDFVFVRDCVSVNLWMLDNPDVSGIYNCGSGRTHSFNNMAEAVIDWHGKGEIEYVPFPDHLRGAYQSYTCADLTKLREAGYKAEFTNLKDGVRAYLDTNAG, from the coding sequence ATGATTATTGTCACGGGTGGTGCGGGTTTTATCGGATCTAACATTGTTGCGGCGCTGAACCGCCGTGGCCAGACCGATATCGTTATCGTGGATCAGCTTGAAGATGGTCACAAGATGGTTAACCTCGTTGATCTTGATATCGCTGACTATGTTGAATCCGATCAACTGATGGAAAAGCTGAATGCAGGGGCATTCGGCCCGGTAGAGGCGATCATCCACCAGGGAGCATGTTCCGCAACAACGGAATGGAACGGCCGCTATGTCATGGAAGTCAACTATGACTATTCAAAGCAGTTGCTTCACTGGTGTCAGGACAACGGCGCGGCCTTTATCTATGCTTCATCCGCATCTGTTTACGGTATGGGCGAAAACGGCTTTCGCGAAGACCGGGCCTGCGAGAAGCCCATCAACATGTATGCCTATTCCAAATTTCTGTTCGACCAATATGTACGCCGCATGCTGCCGAAAAAGACAGCTCAGGTGGTCGGGCTGAGATATTTCAACGTTTACGGCCCGCGTGAGACACATAAGGGCGCGATGGCGTCTACCGCCTTCCATTTCTCCAATCAGGTGCGTGATACATCGGTCGCCCGGTTGTTCGAGGGCACGGACGGGTATGCCAATGGCGGGCAGGAAAGGGATTTTGTCTTTGTTAGAGACTGTGTTTCGGTAAATCTGTGGATGCTGGATAACCCGGATGTGTCGGGCATCTACAATTGCGGTTCGGGACGCACGCACAGCTTCAACAACATGGCCGAAGCGGTGATCGACTGGCACGGCAAGGGTGAAATCGAATATGTTCCCTTTCCCGACCATCTGCGCGGCGCCTATCAAAGCTATACCTGCGCTGATCTGACAAAATTGCGGGAGGCGGGGTATAAGGCCGAATTCACAAACCTCAAGGACGGTGTCCGGGCCTATCTCGACACTAACGCGGGCTAA